One Deltaproteobacteria bacterium genomic window, ATTGCCTTTATAGGAATGATGGTCCCGCACATCTGTCGCTTGATCATGGGGCCGGAGCATGTCTATTTGATGCCAGCCACCTTTCTGTTTGGCGGGGCCTTTCTAACCATATGCGATACCGTTTCGCGCACTCTGATCGCCCCGGCTGAAATCCCGGTTGGGGTTATTACCTCCCTTCTCGGCGCGCCGTTTTTTATGTGGCTGCTCCTGGGCCGGGCCTCCAGGGCGAGCATCTGGTAAAGTAGTCAAGGCGGTCAGGAAGGGCTCCGCTTCAGCAAGGTCGTCAGCTATGGAAACGCCAGCGATCTGCAATGTCATGACTTTCTGAACTACCTTGCTCAGGATGAAAAGACTGAGATCATTGGCTCGTACATAGAGGGCCTGAAAGACGGAAGGGAGTTTTTTGATTTCGCCAGAGATATAACCCGGAGAAAGCCTTTTGTGGTCTGGAAAGGCGGCCAGACAGAGGGCGGGGCCCTGCGCGAGGAAGCGCAGGAAAAATTTCGCGATGCTGATGTAGCCACCTTTCCAACCTTCTCCCTGGCTGCCCGCGTGCTTTTTAACCTGAACCAGTATTATGATTATCTGAGCACCCACGGCTACTGAAATCCTTGCCGCTCCGCTCCTAAGGGTTCGCCCTGATTGTTCAGATGAACCCGCCGGGCGAACGTCAAACATCCAGATAGAATAGCCCATGATTTAAAGTATTTAGGTATATTGGCCGATAAGAGTTTAGAAGACAAGAAAGGTTATCATGTAAAGATATGTCTCTCTTTTCCGATACCGCAGTGATGAACGACTCCGTCATGCCTCTGGTTGGCGAGATCACGCCCAATCCCCGGCCCAAAGACCGCAACCGGCCAGGGGATTGGACTCGCCAGAAAAAAGAGGAAAAGGAAAAGAGTCAGGCTGAGAAAGAGACCGGCGATCTTCCCCGGAAACAATCGGGCGAGGATATTGATCGTTACGTTTAATGCTTCAGGACAATCCTACGAGCGGTATAGTACTTAGCCTTGTAATAACCCCGATCCAGCCTTTGCACCTCGACCGTTCTGCCCGTCTTGGGCGCATGAACGAACCGCCCCTGCCCTAAAAAGATACCGCTATGCAGCGAGCCCTTCCAGTCGGTTTTGAAGAAGACCAGGTCTCCAGGGCTCAGGTCCCTGCGTGAAACCCAGCGCCCAGCCTTGATCATGTCCTTTGTTTTGCGAGGCAGCCTGTAGCCGAACTGCCCGTAAACATAATAAATCAGGCCGCTGCAGTCAAAGCCGTTAGGGGACTGACCGCCGTAGCGATAAGGTGTTCCCACATACTGCAGTGCCCTTTGGGCGATTTTTTGGCCTAAACGAGTATCCGGTCTGGCCGGTGTTGCGCGCGGCAAAGAGACGCAGGCGGTGATCAGACAGGCGGTCAGGCCAAAACTTAAAGCCAAAATCACGTATCTGGAAATGCCTTTTTGTGTGAAACCAGAGGTCAAAGGCATGAATACCTTTCAGCAAAGGTTGACCGGACGATTCAAGTTCTATTTTATACCATAAATCAAAGGAGTTAGCAAGGGTGCTTCGGATTTGCCTAGGAAAGGGAACATAATTTCGGCTGCCTGAATGTGGTGGCCTACTTTGCGGATGATTCCGCCATTGTCAGGTTAGTGAACCGCGCCAGCAGGACTTAAGGGATATAGGTGGCGCAGGAGGTTTCTGATTCCCAGGCCGAGACCCTGGCGAGTTTGACCGGTCCGTGGTTGATTTTAGGAGCCAGGCCTTGATAGATGAAACGGGCGATGTTTTCGGAGGAGGGGTTGTTGATCTGGAAAAATTTGAGGTCATTCAGGTACTTATGGTCCAGCTCAGCCAGGACCTCGGTCGTATGCTTTTTAATCTCGCCAAAATCCATGACCAGTTCCGCTTGATCCAGTTTGGAGGCAGTAACGTAGATCTCGACCTTCCAGTTATGGCCATGCAGGGACTCACACTTCCCATGAAAGTTCCTCAGGCTATGCGCTGCCGAAAACTGGCTGATAACCTTCAGTTCATACATCTCTTTCCGCGGTTTCAAGTTTTTTGAGGCGGTTGTTCATCTTGGCAAGAATTCTTTTAAGGTCGCTTTCGAGACCGGCTAGGTCCTGGTGATGGCGCTTCAGGACTTTTTCCAGATCCGCCTGCCAATATTCGACACACTCACGCTCTTTTTCGGCCAGTTCTTGCCTGACCTTGGCCTGCATCTGTCTGATGAATTTCTGATCCACGCTTGAAGACACGATTGGGCCTTTTAGGTGACTTTGCTTCTTTGAACCGGTTTATTCTTTAAAATTGTGTGGTCGGCCGCACTCGGTACAGACGCCATGTTCGTTGATAATGCCGATGCAGTTTTCATCACTGCACAGGATGCGGCTGTCAAGGTCATAGGGATCATCACCTGCTTTCACTGCGGACGGTTCCTTTAGAGCTTTCCCGCAGTAACAGCAAAAGCGAGCGTCAGGCAGGTTTTCGCCATGACAGGACGAACAGGTCCTGCTTTCCATCTCATTTCCACAGGCCGTGCATTTAAGCATCATTTTTCTCCTTGATACGCCCTGGGCAGAACTATTATCGCTAAATTTATGCGCCTGTCAACAAGTCGCGGGGAAAAAACCTAGACCAGGGGAGAGCTTTCTGCAAAAAGTTACCTTAAAAATGCGATCAATGGCCGCGGGCTCTACTCTTTAGATACTGGTTATAACGAGCCATGCGAGCCAGAACCCGCGCCGGCCGACGTGACGAAGGATAGATGACCACATTTTCCCGGCGCAAGGCCAGGACGGCCTCGTTCTGGTCGCGATCCGCCCCCACGATGAACTCTGAAGAAAGCAGGACCGGCTTCTGATGCTGCGCAATAATGTCAAGGATGAAATTCATGCCTCTGGTATCGGAATAGAGGGCCCCCTTCACGTATTCGGAGATGTTCTGTTCCTGCGTATCGGGAACGGTGCCAAAAACACCGGCTTGAGCGTTGGCATAGCCGAACCCGAGGACGATCAGGCCGTCAATGACCTCGGTTTTAGCCAGGGTTTCAATGGCCTTGAAAAAGGCCCCGCGGCTCATCCCGGCCACCATATCAACCGGGTTCTGCCTGTTCCACCAGGGAGGCAGCCTCTTGTCAAGGGCCTCAAGCGCTTCTTCTGGAAGCTCCACCACATCCAGCCCGGCTTCGATGCAGGCGTCAGCGGTCAGCACGCCCCAGCCGCCGCCGTTGGCTACGATACCGACGCGGTTTCCTTCCGGGAGAGGCTGGGAAATAACGGCCACCGCCGTATCAAACATGTCTTCCACGTCGTTGACCCGAATGATCCCGCACTGCTGGCACATCCCCTCAAAGACAGCGTCTGAACCGGCAATGGCGCCGGTGTGAGATTTCGCGGCCCGGACCCCGGTTGCGGTCTGGCCTCCCTTGATGAGGATAAGCGGCTTGACGCTAGTGAGCCTGCGGGCGACGTCCATAAAGCGCTTCCCGTCTGAGACGCTCTCAAGATAGGCGATGACCACCTTGGTCTGTTCGTCGGTAATAAAGTATTCCAGGAAATCTTCAGTCTTCAAAAGGGCCTGGTTTCCCACGCTGACGCATCGGCTGATGCCGATGTCCTGCTTCCAGCAGATGTGCTGGATGGACCCGGCTATGTTTCCGCTCTGGGAGACCAGGGCGATGTTTCCGGGTGGAGGAAAATTTGGCTGCATCATGCAGTAAAGCTTCATGGGATAGGGGCTGGAAATTCCGGCGCAATTCGGACCGACCATGGCTATTTGCGTCGCCCGGGCCGCGGCCGCGACTTCCTCTTCCAGAATTCGGCCGACCGAACCCAATTCTTGAAAGCCGGCCGTGATAACGACGATGGCCGGGACACCGATTTCCCCGCATTGAGCAATGGCTTCGGCCACCTTTTCCGGTGGTAAAAGAATAAAGGCCAGGTCCACCGGTCCGGGAATCTCCTTCAAACTCCTGTAAAGCTTGTGCCCCAGCAGGTTTCCTCCGGCCGGATTAATCGGGTAGACGGCCCCCTTGTACTGGCCTTGAGTCAGGTGCAGTGTGAAGGTAAACCCCCATTTGCCAATGGTCCTGGATGCGCCAATGATGGCCACAGACTTGGGATTAAAGAGAATATCTATTTTTTCATGAAGGTCCATAATTATGCCTCAAGGGAAGATGACGAATCAAACCTTATTAAAAATTACAGGGTCTTTCAAGTTAATTTTGATGTTGTTGTTGAATCCGGGAGACACTTCTCTGACAGCTTCCGGTTATACCGGCTAGACCCCTTTCCAATCCTTGACACTTATTATGGAAAAGGATATGACAAATAATCAAATAACGGCGCGACTTTGTTTCATCCACTCTTGATTGAAAGGAGAATCCAATGATCATTGATGTTCATTATCATTTTATGCCCAGGGTCAATGAACAGGGCGTGGCGCACACCGTCAAACACGCCCTGCGGGCGGCCGAAATGATGGGGATAAAGGTAGACCCAGACGAACTCAGTAAAAAGGCGGTAGAAACCTGGGGCGACCCGGACGGTGAACGCCTCCTGGCCCTCATGGACGAGGCCGGTATTGACCTGACGCTGATCTGCATGGTGGATAATATGAACAACCCGCTGCTGACGCCGGAAATGATGCAGCGAGGCAACAAAAGAATCGGGGAGGTCGCTCAGAGATACCCCGAGCGGGTCATGGCCCTGGCCGGGGTGGACCCGAGACGGCCTGAAGCGGCGGACCTAATGAAGCAATGTTTTGAGGAGTTCGGCGTCAAAGGGCTCAAGTACCATCCAGACCACGGCTATGACCCCAGCGGCCCCGATTCTTACAAG contains:
- a CDS encoding C40 family peptidase; its protein translation is MPLTSGFTQKGISRYVILALSFGLTACLITACVSLPRATPARPDTRLGQKIAQRALQYVGTPYRYGGQSPNGFDCSGLIYYVYGQFGYRLPRKTKDMIKAGRWVSRRDLSPGDLVFFKTDWKGSLHSGIFLGQGRFVHAPKTGRTVEVQRLDRGYYKAKYYTARRIVLKH
- the queD gene encoding 6-carboxytetrahydropterin synthase QueD; the protein is MYELKVISQFSAAHSLRNFHGKCESLHGHNWKVEIYVTASKLDQAELVMDFGEIKKHTTEVLAELDHKYLNDLKFFQINNPSSENIARFIYQGLAPKINHGPVKLARVSAWESETSCATYIP
- a CDS encoding zinc ribbon domain-containing protein, with translation MMLKCTACGNEMESRTCSSCHGENLPDARFCCYCGKALKEPSAVKAGDDPYDLDSRILCSDENCIGIINEHGVCTECGRPHNFKE
- a CDS encoding CoA-binding protein, translated to MDLHEKIDILFNPKSVAIIGASRTIGKWGFTFTLHLTQGQYKGAVYPINPAGGNLLGHKLYRSLKEIPGPVDLAFILLPPEKVAEAIAQCGEIGVPAIVVITAGFQELGSVGRILEEEVAAAARATQIAMVGPNCAGISSPYPMKLYCMMQPNFPPPGNIALVSQSGNIAGSIQHICWKQDIGISRCVSVGNQALLKTEDFLEYFITDEQTKVVIAYLESVSDGKRFMDVARRLTSVKPLILIKGGQTATGVRAAKSHTGAIAGSDAVFEGMCQQCGIIRVNDVEDMFDTAVAVISQPLPEGNRVGIVANGGGWGVLTADACIEAGLDVVELPEEALEALDKRLPPWWNRQNPVDMVAGMSRGAFFKAIETLAKTEVIDGLIVLGFGYANAQAGVFGTVPDTQEQNISEYVKGALYSDTRGMNFILDIIAQHQKPVLLSSEFIVGADRDQNEAVLALRRENVVIYPSSRRPARVLARMARYNQYLKSRARGH